A single genomic interval of Pyrus communis chromosome 7, drPyrComm1.1, whole genome shotgun sequence harbors:
- the LOC137739220 gene encoding trifunctional UDP-glucose 4,6-dehydratase/UDP-4-keto-6-deoxy-D-glucose 3,5-epimerase/UDP-4-keto-L-rhamnose-reductase RHM1-like, whose amino-acid sequence MDTAYKPKNILLTGAAGFIASHVCNRLIRNYPAYKIVVLDKLDYCSNLKNLNPSKSSPNFKFIKGDIGSADLVNFILLTENIDTIMHFAAQTHVDNSFGNSFEFTKNNIYGTHVLLEACKVTGQIKRFIHVSTDEVYGETDEDAVVGNHEASQLLPTNPYSATKAGAEMLVMAYGRSYGLPVITTRGNNVYGPNQFPEKMIPKFILLAMQGKPLPIHGDGSNVRSYLYCEDVAEAFEVILHRGEVGHVYNIGTKKERRVVDVAKEICQLFSLNPDTYVKFVENRPFNDQRYFLDDQKLKSLGWSEGTLWEEGLRKTMEWYVKNPQWWGDVSGALLPHPRMLMVPGIERQFDGSDTGDSAYPLSASDSSPSKMVVPAPRNIQSTEKPSLKFLIYGKTGWIGGLLGKICEKQGIPYEYGRGRLQERSQLMADILSVKPTHVFNAAGVTGRPNVDWCESHKPETIRTNVVGTLTLADVCRDHGLLMVNYATGCIFEYDDAHPPRSEIGFKEEDTPNFAGSFYSKTKAMVEELLKEYENVCTLRVRMPISSDLSNPRNFITKISRYNKVVDIPNSMTILDELLPISVEMAKRNLRGIWNFTNPGVVSHNEILEMYKNYIDPSFKWTNFTVEEQAKVIVAARSNNEMDASKLKKEFPELLPIKESLIKYVFEPNKKTFAGGAAI is encoded by the exons ATGGATACTGCGTATAAACCAAAGAACATCCTCCTTACTGGAGCTGCTGGCTTCATTGCTTCCCATGTTTGCAACCGGCTTATCCGGAACTACCCTGCCTACAAGATTGTGGTCCTTGACAAGCTTGATTACTGTTCAAATTTGAAGAACCTTAATCCTTCAAAGTCGTCTCCCAACTTTAAGTTTATCAAGGGAGACATAGGCAGTGCTGATCTTGTCAACTTCATCCTTTTGACCGAGAACATTGACACAATAATGCACTTTGCAGCCCAGACCCATGTCGACAACTCTTTTGGTAACAGCTTTGAGTTCACCAAAAACAACATCTACGGGACACATGTTCTTCTAGAAGCTTGCAAAGTCACTGGTCAAATCAAAAGATTCATTCATGTAAGCACAGACGAAGTCTATGGGGAGACAGATGAGGATGCTGTGGTGGGAAATCATGAGGCTTCTCAGCTTCTTCCGACAAACCCCTACTCTGCAACTAAAGCTGGAGCAGAGATGCTTGTTATGGCATATGGGCGTTCATATGGATTGCCTGTGATAACGACCAGAGGAAACAATGTTTATGGCCCCAACCAGTTCCCTGAAAAGATGATTCCAAAATTCATTCTCTTGGCTATGCAAGGGAAGCCTCTTCCGATTCATGGTGATGGATCCAATGTCAGAAGTTATCTCTATTGTGAGGATGTAGCAGAGGCATTTGAAGTCATTCTCCATAGGGGTGAGGTAGGCCATGTGTACAACATTGGGACGAAGAAAGAGAGGAGGGTGGTTGATGTGGCCAAGGAAATTTGCCAACTATTTTCTCTGAACCCAGATACTTATGTAAAGTTTGTAGAGAACAGGCCCTTCAATGATCAGAGATATTTCTTGGATGACCAGAAGCTGAAAAGCTTGGGATGGTCGGAAGGGACTTTGTGGGAGGAGGGTTTGAGGAAGACCATGGAATGGTATGTCAAGAATCCCCAATGGTGGGGAGATGTTTCTGGGGCACTGCTCCCTCATCCAAGAATGCTCATGGTTCCCGGAATTGAAAGACAATTTGATGGTTCCGATACTGGCGATTCTGCTTACCCTTTGTCAGCAAGTGATTCTAGTCCGAGCAAAATGGTTGTTCCAGCTCCAAGGAACATCCAATCTACTGAGAAGCCATCTCTGAAGTTTTTGATTTATGGTAAAACAGGGTGGATCGGAGGCCTTCTTGGGAAGATTTGTGAGAAGCAAGGGATACCCTATGAGTATGGACGGGGGCGTCTTCAGGAACGGTCACAACTCATGGCTGATATTCTGAGTGTTAAACCAACCCACGTTTTTAATGCTGCTGGAGTGACTGGCAGACCCAATGTGGATTGGTGTGAATCTCATAAGCCAGAAACAATTCGGACCAATGTTGTTGGTACATTAACCTTGGCTGATGTCTGCAGAGATCACGGCCTCCTAATGGTGAATTATGCCACTGGTTGCATTTTCGAGTATGATGATGCCCATCCACCAAGATCGGAAATTGGGTTCAAGGAGGAAGACACACCGAATTTCGCGGGCTCATTTTATTCCAAAACCAAAGCCATG GTTGAAGAGCTTCTAAAGGAGTATGAGAATGTTTGCACTCTTAGAGTTCGAATGCCAATATCATCTGATCTCAGCAACCCACGCAACTTCATCACAAAGATCTCGCGCTACAATAAAGTGGTCGACATTCCAAACAGCATGACAATCTTGGACGAGCTTCTACCCATTTCAGTTGAGATGGCCAAGAGGAACTTGAGGGGCATATGGAACTTCACAAACCCCGGGGTGGTGAGTCACAACGAGATTCTGGAGATGTACAAGAACTACATTGACCCCAGTTTCAAGTGGACTAATTTTACTGTGGAAGAACAAGCCAAGGTTATCGTTGCAGCAAGAAGTAACAATGAGATGGATGCATCAAAACTGAAGAAAGAGTTCCCGGAACTGCTCCCGATCAAGGAATCGCTGATTAAATACGTGTTTGAACCCAACAAGAAAACATTTGCAGGTGGAGCAGCAATTTAA
- the LOC137739665 gene encoding uncharacterized protein, with amino-acid sequence MDKEENATSDGDHEEASQYELAVCPEEDMEEDVDDDEEDDEDEEVEEDNEDEEENVLSFIDGINPLDLVEDDGGDQLYQRLLGADYEALAERKRKALVDSRPEGSVKKARREDLTGASMEEIMEAMNYGMQRRSRKSKKRGRRKGSTKKLTPEINRMLGEANLHYAFGRFEEAIPILTEVVKKAPDLPDSYHTLGIIHDNLGNELDALNCYRIAAFLAPRDPALWELLFDRFNKRGNSHDAIYCLSRAISADPKNVSLKFDRASLYVKLGDYQKAAASYEQIVQAYPDNVEALKTGAMTYERCGQQERSIQILEDYLRNHPTEADLSVIDLLASILMENNSHKEALQHIEHAQLVFCSEKEMPMAMTTKAGICHAYLGNMEKAESIFSALDEKSADNADLIAKVAESYMSLGHHSSALKYYLMLKGNVEFNNGFIIMKIAQCHLSLNDRVQAILCFYEALKTFEDDIEARLTLASILVEEAREDEAILLLSPPKILHRMDPQTDKSEPWWCNGKVKLKLCDIYRAKGMTKEFVDTIYHLVHESLSIESLQQKVKVKRRLTKTVLLERVKVLEDHQKENLLCRSRPVAPASDLLKAARAKKLLQKKAKVKEDKRAEAMASGVDWQSDDSDDDPPDEIHKEPPLPDLLKDKEHNDLIIDLCKSLASLQRYCEALEIINLFLKTTRNMSSVAEELRSLGAQIAYNTPDPEHGVNCVKYIADQHPYSNAAWNCYYKVITRLDDWYARHYKFLRNKRDKLKDCAPPNLISGHHFTKKSRHQDAVREYLEAYKLLPENPLINLCVGTALVNLALGHRLQNRHQCVAQGLAFLHNNLQLCEFSQEAFYNIARAYHQVGLVTLAAWHYDKVLAMQVKDYPMPKLPHEKPESAENKKSGYCDLRREAAFNLHLIYKKSGAVDLARTILRDHCTF; translated from the coding sequence ATGGATAAGGAGGAGAATGCTACTAGTGATGGTGATCATGAGGAGGCTTCTCAGTATGAACTGGCTGTGTGTCCCGAAGAAGACATGGAAGAAGATGTCGACGATGACGAAGAGGATGACGAAGatgaggaggtggaggaggacaatgaggatgaggaagagaatgTCTTGAGTTTTATAGATGGGATTAATCCTTTGGATCTTGTGGAAGATGATGGTGGTGACCAACTTTATCAGCGACTTCTGGGGGCGGATTATGAGGCTTtagctgagagaaagagaaaagcaCTTGTGGACAGCCGGCCCGAAGGTTCGGTTAAGAAGGCCAGGCGGGAGGATCTTACTGGAGCAAGCATGGAGGAAATAATGGAGGCCATGAATTATGGTATGCAAAGGAGATCAAGGAAGTCTAAGAAAAGGGGTAGACGAAAAGGATCAACGAAGAAGCTAACCCCCGAGATTAATAGAATGCTTGGTGAAGCTAATCTTCACTATGCATTTGGCCGTTTTGAAGAGGCCATACCAATCTTGACAGAAGTTGTAAAGAAAGCACCAGATTTGCCTGACTCGTATCATACACTTGGAATTATCCATGACAATCTTGGTAATGAGTTGGATGCCTTGAATTGCTACAGAATTGCTGCATTTTTAGCACCAAGAGATCCAGCTCTTTGGGAACTGCTTTTTGACCGGTTCAATAAACGAGGCAACAGTCATGATGCGATTTATTGCCTTTCAAGAGCAATATCAGCAGATCCCAAAAATGTTAGTCTGAAATTTGATCGTGCTTCACTTTATGTTAAGCTTGGAGATTATCAGAAAGCGGCAGCATCTTATGAACAGATAGTACAAGCCTATCCTGATAATGTTGAAGCACTCAAGACGGGAGCAATGACGTATGAAAGATGTGGTCAGCAAGAGCGTTCTATACAGATTCTAGAGGACTATCTCAGAAATCATCCAACTGAAGCTGATCTTAGCGTCATTGATCTGCTGGCTTCCATACTTATGGAAAATAACTCACATAAGGAAGCCCTTCAGCATATTGAGCATGCACAACTGGTATTCTGTTCAGAAAAAGAGATGCCTATGGCAATGACAACTAAAGCAGGAATATGCCATGCTTACCTTGGAAATATGGAGAAGGCAGAAAGTATTTTTAGTGCTCTTGATGAGAAGAGTGCAGATAATGCTGACTTGATTGCTAAAGTTGCAGAATCATATATGAGTCTTGGGCATCATAGTTCTGCGTTGAAGTATTATTTGATGTTGAAAGGAAATGTCGAATTTAATAATGGCTTTATAATTATGAAAATCGCTCAATGTCATTTGTCCTTGAATGACAGAGTACAGGCAATTTTGTGCTTCTACGAAGCTTTAAAGACATTTGAAGATGATATTGAGGCTCGATTAACACTGGCTTCTATTCTTGTTGAAGAAGCCAGAGAAGATGAAGCCATTTTGTTGCTATCTCCTCCGAAAATTCTACATCGTATGGATCCCCAAACGGATAAATCAGAACCATGGTGGTGCAATGGAAAGGTGAAACTGAAGCTTTGCGACATCTACCGAGCTAAGGGGATGACCAAGGAATTTGTAGATACAATCTATCATCTGGTACACGAGTCACTGAGCATTGAATCACTTCAGCAAAAGGTGAAAGTGAAAAGGAGGCTCACAAAAACTGTCCTGTTAGAAAGAGTCAAAGTCCTGGAGGATCACCAAAAAGAGAACCTATTGTGCAGATCTAGACCAGTAGCTCCTGCTTCAGATCTGCTTAAAGCTGCAAGAGCGAAGAAGTTGCTTCAGAAGAAGGCAAAAGTAAAGGAAGATAAGAGAGCTGAGGCCATGGCTTCTGGAGTTGACTGGCAAAGTGATGATTCAGATGATGATCCTCCGGACGAAATACATAAGGAACCACCCCTGCCAGATCTTCTCAAGGATAAAGAGCATAACGACCTCATAATAGATTTGTGTAAGTCACTGGCCTCCTTGCAAAGATATTGCGAAGCATTGGAGATAATAAATCTTTTCTTGAAGACGACTCGCAACATGTCTTCTGTTGCGGAAGAACTCAGGTCTCTTGGAGCTCAAATTGCATACAACACACCTGATCCTGAGCATGGGGTTAACTGTGTAAAATACATTGCAGACCAGCATCCATATAGCAATGCTGCCTGGAATTGCTATTACAAAGTAATTACCAGATTAGATGACTGGTATGCGAGGCATTACAAGTTTCTACGCAATAAGAGAGACAAACTCAAAGACTGTGCACCTCCCAATCTCATTTCTGGGCATCATTTTACTAAAAAAAGCCGTCATCAAGATGCCGTGAGAGAATACCTAGAAGCTTATAAATTATTGCCAGAGAATCCCCTTATTAATCTCTGTGTTGGTACTGCCTTAGTCAACTTAGCCCTTGGACATAGACTTCAGAATAGGCACCAGTGTGTTGCACAAGGCTTAGCATTCCTCCACAACAACTTGCAGCTTTGTGAATTCAGCCAGGAGGCATTTTACAACATAGCCAGGGCGTACCATCAAGTCGGCCTTGTGACTCTGGCAGCTTGGCATTATGACAAAGTTCTTGCAATGCAAGTGAAGGATTACCCCATGCCAAAGCTTCCCCATGAAAAGCCAGAGTCtgctgaaaataaaaaatcgggTTACTGTGACCTTCGCAGAGAAGCAGCTTTTAATTTGCATCTCATCTACAAAAAAAGTGGAGCGGTTGATCTTGCTCGAACCATCTTAAGAGATCACTGCACTTTCTGA